Proteins co-encoded in one Patescibacteria group bacterium genomic window:
- a CDS encoding GatB/YqeY domain-containing protein, translating to MSLKEKIKLEIKKAMIGKDALRVSVLRMVMAAVLNKEKEKGASEEELADEGVMGIISSEVKKRKDSIEQYTKGGRMDLADKEKEELEILSAYLPEQMGEEEVRKIVKEKISQLGASGAQDTGKVMGALMADLKNKADGAVVKGIVEEELNA from the coding sequence ATGTCTCTAAAAGAAAAGATTAAGTTAGAGATTAAGAAAGCGATGATTGGGAAAGACGCTTTACGGGTCTCTGTTTTGCGTATGGTTATGGCGGCTGTTTTGAACAAGGAAAAGGAGAAGGGGGCCAGCGAGGAAGAGTTGGCGGACGAAGGGGTGATGGGAATTATTTCAAGCGAAGTTAAAAAACGGAAGGACTCAATTGAGCAATACACGAAAGGCGGGCGGATGGATTTGGCGGACAAAGAAAAAGAGGAATTGGAAATTTTGTCCGCGTATTTACCAGAACAGATGGGCGAGGAGGAGGTTAGAAAAATAGTCAAAGAAAAAATTTCTCAATTAGGCGCCAGTGGAGCGCAAGACACAGGGAAGGTGATGGGCGCGCTTATGGCTGACCTGAAAAACAAAGCCGACGGCGCGGTTGTTAAGGGAATTGTTGAGGAGGAGTTAAATGCTTG
- a CDS encoding TIGR00730 family Rossman fold protein has protein sequence MIKDLRKKLLVPDAKLPRVAEKEHVKERTDFRDSVQWRIFRIMAEFVDGFEFLSDFGKSVTFFGSTRTSAYDPDYKEVRKLAEMLAKENFAVFSGGGPGIMEAANRGANDAGGESVGLNIQLKYQQRMNDYIKKAMGFHYFFTRKVMLSYSAQAYVFAPGGFGTLDEFFEILTLIQTEKIPKHIPIICLGKEYWHPFTDWIDKVVYEKNKFIDGDDRKIYQVVDSAEEAFEIIKNSKIREDIHY, from the coding sequence ATGATTAAAGATTTAAGAAAAAAATTGTTGGTGCCCGACGCTAAATTGCCTAGAGTGGCGGAGAAAGAGCATGTTAAGGAAAGAACCGATTTTAGGGACTCGGTTCAGTGGCGGATTTTTAGAATTATGGCAGAGTTTGTTGACGGGTTTGAATTTTTGAGCGATTTTGGCAAGTCGGTGACTTTTTTCGGTTCAACCCGCACTTCTGCTTACGACCCTGATTACAAGGAAGTTAGAAAATTGGCGGAAATGCTGGCGAAAGAAAATTTCGCCGTTTTTAGCGGCGGCGGTCCGGGAATTATGGAAGCGGCTAATCGCGGCGCGAATGATGCGGGCGGGGAGTCGGTTGGCTTGAATATTCAATTAAAATATCAACAGAGGATGAATGATTATATCAAGAAAGCGATGGGTTTTCATTATTTTTTTACGCGCAAGGTAATGCTTTCCTATTCGGCTCAAGCCTATGTTTTCGCGCCTGGCGGTTTTGGAACTTTGGATGAATTTTTTGAAATTTTAACTCTAATTCAAACGGAAAAAATTCCTAAGCATATTCCGATAATTTGTTTGGGTAAGGAATATTGGCATCCTTTCACAGATTGGATTGATAAGGTGGTTTACGAAAAAAACAAATTTATTGATGGTGATGACAGAAAGATTTATCAGGTTGTTGATTCGGCCGAAGAGGCTTTTGAAATAATTAAAAATTCAAAAATAAGGGAAGATATTCATTATTAG